One Novosphingobium sp. EMRT-2 DNA segment encodes these proteins:
- a CDS encoding DUF1320 domain-containing protein: protein MAVEAILKQPGEVLRHAVRLPIVVAAIGAVTVIARGLVPGAPLLTAVPELADGVITLTLSAGGDGERYLVTVAAVGADGASAETELDVAVIDAAWIMPDGGVPYLTIAEFVGRVGLPEVIARTDGIGDGRIDRALLIGVLSDAQATIDAHLAGRYAVPLSDPPLIVQKMMTDLARAALYPDGAPDGIADQAKQTLRMLERIQAGQMPIPAATPPAPAANADNPVLISPGRRAYPDGLDGYARGWPL, encoded by the coding sequence ATGGCCGTTGAAGCCATCCTGAAACAGCCGGGCGAAGTGCTGCGGCATGCGGTGCGTCTGCCGATCGTGGTGGCGGCGATCGGCGCGGTCACCGTGATCGCGCGCGGGCTTGTGCCCGGCGCGCCGTTGCTGACGGCCGTGCCCGAGCTGGCGGACGGCGTGATCACGCTGACGCTGTCAGCCGGCGGGGATGGCGAACGCTATCTGGTGACGGTGGCGGCGGTTGGCGCGGACGGCGCCTCGGCCGAAACCGAACTGGATGTGGCGGTGATCGACGCCGCCTGGATCATGCCCGATGGCGGCGTGCCATACCTGACGATCGCCGAATTCGTCGGCCGCGTGGGTCTGCCCGAAGTGATCGCGCGCACCGATGGCATTGGCGACGGGCGCATCGACCGGGCGCTGTTGATCGGCGTACTGTCGGATGCGCAGGCGACGATCGATGCGCATCTTGCCGGCCGCTATGCCGTGCCCCTGTCCGATCCGCCGCTGATCGTGCAGAAGATGATGACCGATCTGGCCCGCGCCGCGCTTTATCCCGACGGCGCGCCGGATGGCATCGCCGACCAGGCCAAGCAGACGCTGCGCATGCTGGAGCGCATCCAGGCGGGCCAGATGCCGATCCCGGCGGCGACGCCCCCGGCGCCGGCCGCCAATGCCGACAATCCCGTCCTGATCAGCCCCGGCCGCCGCGCCTACCCTGACGGGCTGGACGGATATGCGCGCGGGTGGCCGCTATGA
- a CDS encoding phage virion morphogenesis protein — protein sequence MSGVEITITLASAEIEAALDRAIAGGADMRQPMGEIASEWLGLVHDRFDEERDPLGVPWAKRHGNADPDRKLLHLTGDLRLAAREDAGPDYAQVGVLPSGGPGVYARIHNEGGEIRPKHKKALKFGATVVSRVVMPKRQFIGFGPKENEVAEDVLGDWLRGLFAGSAPA from the coding sequence ATGAGCGGCGTGGAAATCACGATCACGCTGGCCAGCGCGGAGATCGAAGCCGCGCTCGATCGCGCGATTGCCGGTGGTGCGGATATGCGCCAGCCGATGGGCGAGATCGCCAGCGAATGGCTGGGCCTGGTGCACGATCGGTTCGACGAGGAACGCGATCCGCTGGGCGTGCCGTGGGCGAAGCGGCACGGCAACGCCGATCCGGACCGCAAGCTGCTGCACCTTACTGGTGATCTGCGCCTTGCGGCCCGCGAAGATGCCGGCCCCGATTATGCGCAGGTTGGCGTGCTGCCCAGCGGCGGCCCCGGTGTTTACGCGCGCATCCATAACGAGGGTGGCGAGATCAGGCCGAAGCACAAGAAGGCGCTGAAGTTCGGCGCCACGGTGGTCAGCCGCGTGGTGATGCCAAAACGCCAGTTCATCGGGTTCGGCCCCAAGGAAAACGAAGTAGCGGAGGACGTGCTGGGCGACTGGCTGCGCGGCCTGTTCGCGGGGAGCGCGCCCGCATGA